Genomic segment of Panicum virgatum strain AP13 chromosome 2K, P.virgatum_v5, whole genome shotgun sequence:
CTGGATGTACTTGGCGTTCGTCGTCTGGTCCGACCAGTTCGGCATCGCCACCATGGGCACGCCCGCGCTCAGCGCCTCCACCGTCGAGTTCCAGCCGCAGTGCGTCATGAAGCAGCCGACGGACGGGTGCGCTAGAACCTCCAGCTGCGGGCACCACGACACTATGAGCCCCCTGGCCTTGGCCTTGTCGGCGAAGCCCTCGGGCAGCTTGGCGGTCTCGGTGGCCCGGACCACCCACAGGAAGGGTTTGCCGCTGCCGTAGAGGCCCTCGGCTAGCTCGTTCATCTGGTCAGGACCCAGGGAGGCCATGCTACCGAAGGAGACGTACAGAACAGACCGTGGCAGCTGGGCGTCCAGCCACGCCTTGCATTCCGCAGTCACCGGAGTGTGGAGGTGGATGCCGTAGGACACGTCGTCCGGGAGGCGGTTGTCGAGGAACGCCGACGGGACGGTGGGGCCCACCATCTTGGCTCTCCACGTAGATGCCATGTAGTCTGCTTCCTGCAGTTCCAGGTCGTGGAACGAGTTGACGAGCACGTGATCGGCGTCGTCCAGCCCCAGGAACTGGTTCACCAGCAGCTCCCTGAACGACGGGGGGTAGCTAGCGTCGGTCAGGAACGTCGGCAGGTCGCCCACCTCGAGCCGGCACGACAGCCCGCCCAGGCCCCGCACGTCCTCCGcccgcagcagcggcggcggcggc
This window contains:
- the LOC120684340 gene encoding UDP-glucosyltransferase UGT13248-like: MAASSDQTSINVLLVPFPVQGHINPLLQFGKRLASHGGVRCTLAATRFVANSTRPTPSSVHVAVFSDGCDGGGPDEVGGMGAPYYERLESAGSATLDALLASESERGRPVHVVVYDAFLPWARRVGRRYGAACAAFLTQTCAVDILYAHAWAGRVPPPPLLRAEDVRGLGGLSCRLEVGDLPTFLTDASYPPSFRELLVNQFLGLDDADHVLVNSFHDLELQEADYMASTWRAKMVGPTVPSAFLDNRLPDDVSYGIHLHTPVTAECKAWLDAQLPRSVLYVSFGSMASLGPDQMNELAEGLYGSGKPFLWVVRATETAKLPEGFADKAKARGLIVSWCPQLEVLAHPSVGCFMTHCGWNSTVEALSAGVPMVAMPNWSDQTTNAKYIQDVWRVGVRVRPDAQGVVRSGEVERRVREVMEGEMREEFRMRALEWSEKAKKSMSEGGTSDINISEFLSSFGRNTTRV